The Flavobacterium marginilacus genome window below encodes:
- a CDS encoding zinc metalloprotease: MKKLILSATACLMLFSCQNDQNELTTDATNAVTQRKCATQDVLEAQLKADPTLAIRMNQIEAFTQKALLTKRLVNGKIEIPVVVNVLYRTTSENISAAQIQSQIDVLNKDYNALNSDYNSVPALFAGVKANVGITFVLDQIVRKSTTKTSWGTNDAMKKTSTGGLAPISPTTKLNMWVCTIGGGILGYAQFPGGASSTDGVAIDSKYFGLSGSANAPFNLGRTATHEVGHWMNLRHIWGDATCGSDLVSDTPTHNDKNFGSPVYPHYSTCAGTPVEMTMNYMDYTDDNAMYMFSAGQKSRISAIFVSGGARASFGI, from the coding sequence ATGAAAAAATTAATTTTATCAGCAACTGCTTGCTTAATGTTGTTTTCTTGTCAAAACGACCAAAACGAATTAACTACTGATGCAACAAATGCAGTTACACAAAGAAAATGTGCAACGCAAGATGTTTTGGAAGCTCAATTAAAAGCCGACCCAACATTAGCCATTAGAATGAATCAAATTGAAGCTTTTACTCAGAAGGCATTATTAACAAAGCGTTTAGTAAATGGAAAAATTGAAATTCCAGTTGTTGTTAATGTTTTATACCGAACTACTTCTGAAAACATTTCTGCCGCACAAATTCAATCTCAAATCGATGTTTTGAATAAAGATTATAATGCTCTAAATTCGGACTACAACTCTGTACCTGCTTTATTTGCAGGAGTTAAAGCCAATGTAGGTATTACGTTTGTATTAGACCAAATAGTGAGAAAATCCACAACAAAAACTTCATGGGGAACAAATGATGCAATGAAAAAAACAAGCACAGGCGGTCTTGCGCCAATCTCTCCAACTACAAAACTTAATATGTGGGTTTGTACTATTGGAGGTGGAATATTAGGTTACGCACAGTTTCCTGGTGGAGCTTCGTCTACAGATGGAGTTGCCATTGATTCTAAATATTTTGGATTATCTGGATCAGCAAATGCGCCCTTCAATCTAGGAAGAACCGCTACTCACGAGGTGGGACACTGGATGAATTTAAGACACATATGGGGGGACGCTACTTGCGGTAGTGATTTGGTATCAGACACACCTACACATAATGATAAAAATTTTGGTTCACCAGTTTATCCACACTATAGCACTTGTGCTGGTACTCCAGTAGAAATGACAATGAATTATATGGATTACACCGATGACAATGCAATGTATATGTTCTCAGCAGGACAAAAATCTAGAATCTCTGCCATATTTGTTTCAGGTGGTGCAAGAGCTTCATTTGGAATATAA
- a CDS encoding AI-2E family transporter, with amino-acid sequence MITSKIIGNGILRAIAVLILAALVLYFLYQIQNILIYLLVSLILTLIGTPILNFLKKKLKFRHTIATITVLSIYFLLILGFIMMFIPLIISQGQNLSLLNTAEIERNSLELIQKINTFLEHHHIDSAKVFNPNSFKSFINFNTVPNFLNSVLGTISGFGMGFGSVLFITFFFLKDRSIILEGAKLLIPDSHEEKILNSIEKINLLLSRYFIGLLIQLFIVFILYTIVLFIFGIPNAFVIAFLCAVLNIIPYLGPLIASVFAAILTMLSNLGSDFQSEILPATIYILIGFWVVQLIDNNFSQPIIFSKSVSSHPLEIFLVILIAGFSFGILGMIIAIPLYTILKVVCKEFFPDNEFIQNITKNI; translated from the coding sequence ATGATTACATCCAAAATTATTGGGAATGGTATCCTGAGAGCTATCGCAGTTTTGATTTTAGCTGCATTAGTGCTTTATTTTTTATATCAGATTCAGAATATATTAATTTATCTTTTGGTATCACTGATACTAACTTTAATAGGCACGCCTATTTTGAATTTTTTGAAGAAAAAATTAAAATTCAGGCATACAATAGCTACAATCACGGTTTTATCTATTTACTTCCTATTAATATTGGGTTTTATCATGATGTTTATTCCTTTGATAATTTCGCAGGGACAAAATCTATCTCTTTTGAACACAGCCGAAATAGAGAGAAACAGCTTAGAACTCATTCAAAAAATAAACACTTTTCTTGAACATCATCATATTGATTCTGCAAAGGTTTTTAACCCTAACAGCTTTAAATCGTTTATCAATTTTAATACAGTTCCCAATTTTCTAAATTCGGTTTTAGGAACAATCAGCGGTTTTGGCATGGGATTTGGCTCAGTTTTGTTTATTACTTTTTTCTTTCTTAAAGACAGATCAATAATTCTTGAAGGCGCAAAATTATTGATCCCTGATTCACACGAGGAAAAAATATTAAACTCAATAGAGAAAATAAACCTATTGCTTTCCCGGTATTTCATTGGATTATTGATTCAGCTTTTTATTGTTTTCATATTATATACCATTGTTTTATTCATTTTTGGAATACCAAATGCCTTTGTAATTGCTTTTCTATGTGCAGTTTTAAATATTATCCCTTATTTAGGACCGCTGATTGCTTCGGTATTTGCAGCAATCTTGACGATGTTAAGCAATTTAGGATCCGATTTTCAATCCGAAATTTTACCTGCCACAATTTACATATTAATAGGTTTCTGGGTAGTGCAGTTAATTGATAATAATTTTTCACAGCCCATTATTTTTTCCAAAAGCGTAAGTTCTCATCCGCTGGAAATTTTCCTCGTAATATTAATTGCCGGCTTTTCTTTTGGAATTTTAGGGATGATAATTGCGATACCGCTGTATACTATTTTGAAGGTGGTTTGCAAAGAATTTTTTCCTGACAATGAGTTTATACAAAATATAACAAAAAACATATAA
- a CDS encoding THUMP-like domain-containing protein, whose translation MNLAVLNPKIQEFINLNIGVSVSKLALQKNPFPTVEWILILNQIAAKSKAQDKLPTWFAATNIIYPSKISVEQTSSEITALHKASIVSGENLIDLTGGFGVDDYYFSKKIKNVTHCEINSELSEIVKHNFSHLNNKNITCCAGDSNEILSELKTKWDWIYIDPSRRNDTKGKVFMLKDCLPNVPENLDFYFEKTNSILIKTAPILDISAGINELNHIITIHIVAVDNEVKELLWELNKGYNGAITIKTINLAKEKTDTFEFILDQNQEQPSFSLPKKYLYEPNSAIMKSGGFDQVGLFYKLDKLHKHSHLYTSDELIPFPGRIFQIEKCILYNKSEMKIHLENQKANITTRNFTDTVENIRKKWKIKEGGNLYCFFTTDENNSKIVLICNKIK comes from the coding sequence TTGAATTTAGCCGTTTTAAATCCTAAAATACAGGAATTTATAAATTTAAATATTGGAGTTTCTGTTTCAAAACTGGCGCTTCAAAAAAATCCGTTTCCAACTGTTGAATGGATTTTAATTTTGAATCAAATCGCAGCAAAATCAAAAGCACAAGACAAACTCCCAACTTGGTTTGCGGCTACAAATATTATTTATCCAAGCAAAATTTCGGTTGAACAGACTTCATCGGAAATAACTGCACTCCACAAAGCATCTATTGTTTCGGGCGAAAACTTAATTGATTTAACTGGAGGATTTGGTGTTGACGATTATTATTTTTCAAAAAAAATAAAAAATGTAACGCATTGCGAAATAAATTCAGAATTATCTGAAATTGTGAAGCATAACTTCAGTCATTTAAACAATAAGAATATTACTTGCTGTGCTGGTGACAGTAATGAAATCCTTTCTGAATTAAAAACAAAATGGGACTGGATATACATTGATCCTTCAAGAAGAAATGATACCAAAGGTAAAGTCTTTATGCTAAAAGACTGCCTGCCGAATGTTCCCGAAAATCTGGATTTTTATTTTGAAAAAACTAATTCCATATTAATAAAAACAGCCCCAATATTAGACATTTCTGCAGGAATCAATGAATTGAACCACATCATAACAATACACATTGTTGCAGTTGACAATGAAGTAAAAGAACTCCTCTGGGAATTAAACAAAGGTTATAACGGAGCTATTACTATTAAAACTATAAATCTTGCAAAAGAAAAAACCGATACTTTTGAATTTATTCTGGACCAAAATCAAGAGCAGCCAAGTTTTAGCCTTCCAAAAAAGTATTTATACGAGCCAAATAGTGCCATAATGAAGTCTGGAGGTTTTGACCAGGTTGGACTGTTTTATAAATTAGACAAACTGCATAAACACTCACATCTTTATACTTCTGATGAATTAATACCATTTCCCGGCAGAATTTTTCAAATAGAGAAATGCATTCTTTATAACAAAAGTGAAATGAAAATCCATCTGGAAAACCAGAAAGCAAATATCACAACCCGAAATTTTACTGATACTGTAGAAAACATTCGAAAAAAATGGAAAATAAAAGAAGGAGGAAATTTATATTGTTTTTTTACGACTGATGAAAATAACAGTAAAATTGTTTTAATTTGCAACAAAATAAAATAG
- a CDS encoding porin: MNFFLKCFCITILYPVFAFAQKTTQEVNTADLPLIPVSKASLLKDVDVIFNSRFAFDNYFADSEHVNSLFSINQFRFEVKGKIHDKVFFRFRNRYTKIADPNTIDNASRAVDMAYLTIDAAPQTKLSFGKMIGDWGGYELITNPIEILSYNTINNYGDNFMVGASLLYALADHKNKFNFQVLNARTKTFQDQFGTTIPPGITATETPLAGVANWKGSLFDGKLETTYSYGYFMDAKNAGRSLISLGNKYKNNKLLLYYDFQYSKEDLDQKCVVSNIIKAKHPYAAENVAYVENWIRAEYQIRPKLNLLLTLMNDNSYWKGNLDSNKNNHMLTSYGIIPTIEYSPFADLNMKFYAGYIAKKNNYSSYAKDNFGAVNGTSGQLSFGIIAPLLVL, from the coding sequence ATGAATTTTTTTCTAAAATGCTTTTGCATTACAATATTATATCCTGTTTTTGCTTTTGCCCAAAAAACAACTCAAGAAGTCAATACTGCAGATTTACCTTTGATTCCAGTTTCTAAAGCCTCTCTGCTGAAAGATGTAGATGTTATCTTTAATTCCCGTTTCGCTTTCGATAATTATTTTGCGGATAGCGAGCATGTGAATTCACTTTTTTCGATTAATCAGTTCCGATTTGAAGTTAAAGGTAAAATCCATGATAAAGTTTTCTTTAGATTCCGAAACCGATATACCAAAATTGCCGATCCCAACACAATTGACAATGCCAGCCGTGCGGTTGATATGGCTTATTTGACCATCGATGCTGCTCCGCAAACGAAATTATCTTTTGGGAAAATGATTGGTGATTGGGGAGGTTACGAACTCATAACAAATCCAATTGAAATTTTATCGTATAACACGATTAATAATTATGGTGATAATTTCATGGTGGGTGCATCGCTTTTATATGCATTAGCAGATCATAAGAACAAATTCAATTTTCAGGTGCTGAATGCAAGGACCAAAACGTTTCAGGATCAATTTGGGACAACGATTCCACCGGGAATTACAGCTACAGAAACACCATTGGCGGGAGTTGCAAACTGGAAAGGAAGTTTGTTTGACGGGAAATTGGAAACTACCTATAGTTATGGTTATTTTATGGATGCCAAAAATGCCGGCCGAAGCTTAATTTCTCTAGGGAACAAGTATAAAAATAATAAACTGCTGCTGTATTATGATTTTCAGTACAGTAAAGAGGATTTGGATCAAAAATGTGTGGTTTCGAACATCATCAAAGCCAAGCACCCATATGCAGCAGAAAATGTTGCTTATGTCGAAAACTGGATTAGAGCTGAGTACCAGATTCGTCCAAAATTAAATCTTTTGCTTACTCTAATGAATGACAATTCGTACTGGAAAGGCAATCTCGATTCTAATAAAAACAATCATATGCTTACTTCATATGGAATTATCCCAACAATTGAATATTCGCCTTTCGCGGACTTAAATATGAAGTTTTATGCAGGTTATATTGCTAAGAAAAATAATTATTCGTCCTATGCCAAAGATAATTTTGGCGCTGTGAACGGAACCTCAGGACAGCTTAGTTTCGGAATTATTGCTCCTTTGTTAGTGCTGTAA